The Stieleria maiorica genome includes the window GGATCGGCCGAGGGCGTGCTGCGTCTGGGCGTGGAGATCGAAGGGGATCGTGAGCTGCGTGATCTGAAACGCAAGCTGCTGCCCGATCGAGACTTCGAATTCTTTCACGATCTGGACGGCTGTGTCGAAGACTGCTACGAGCGGTTGTTGATGCCGGCGACCGAATCATCCGTCCTGGCACAGTTGAAAGAACGCGCCGACGCGGAAGCGATCGAAGTGTTCGGAAAAAACCTGCACGAGCTTCTGATGGCACCGCCGGCCGGACCGCGGGTGACGATCGGGATTGATCCCGGATTCCGAACCGGATGCAAGGTCGCCGTGGTCGACGGGACGGGAAAGTTTCTGCAGCACGCGACGGTTTATCCCACCCCGCCCAAAAGCGACACCAAGGCCGCCGCCGACACCTTGCTGGCGTTGATCCGAAAGCACAACGTCGAACTGATCGCGATCGGCAACGGGACCGCGTCACGCGAAACCGACGCTTTCGTTTCCGACTTGATCCGCGATCACAAGTTGAACATCACCAAGGCGACCGTCAGCGAATCGGGGGCATCGATTTATTCCGCTAGCGAAGTGGCCATCAAGGAGTTCCCCGATTTGGACATCACCGTCCGCGGCGCGATCAGCATCGCCCGACGGCTGCAAGACCCGCTAGCGGAGCTGGTGAAAACCGATCCGAAATCGATCGGCGTCGGCCAGTACCAGCACGACGTCAATCAAACTCAGCTCCGCAAGTGCCTGGATCGCACGGTCGAATCCTGTGTCAATCAGGTCGGCGTCGATTTGAACATGGCCAGCGTCTCGCTGCTGTCGCACGTCGCCGGGATCGGACCCAAGTTGGCCGAACGGATCGTGGATTACCGCGACAACCACGGCCGATTCGCCAGCCGCAGCGAGCTGACGTCGGTTCCCAAATTGGGAAAGAAAGCGTTCCAGCAGGCGGCGGGATTCTTGCGGATCCGGGGCGGTGACCAACCGTTGGACCAATCCGCCGTGCACCCGGAAAGTTATTCATTGGTCCGGCGGATCGCCAAGCATCTGAAATCCGATGTGTCGGCGATCATCGGGAATCCACAAATCTGTCAAAAAGTCCGCCCCGAAGACTTTGCCGATCAAACCTTTGGCGTCGTCACGGTCCAGGATATCTTGGCGGAACTTGCCAAACCCGGGCGGGATCCACGCAGTGAGTTTCGGGCGGTGAAATTCGATGACACCGTCAGCGAAATCGGCGACGTCAAACCCAACATGGTGCTCGAAGGCGTGGTCACCAACGTGACCCACTTTGGCGCGTTCGTCGACTTGGGCGTGCACCAGGACGGCTTGATTCACATCTCCCAGCTTTCCGACCAGTTCGTTTCCGATCCCAACGCCATCGTTTCGGTCGGGGATGTTGTCAAGGTCAAGGTGCTGGAGGTCGACGTCCCACGAAAACGCATCTCATTGACGCGAAAGTTTTGACCGCGCCGCGGCCCATTGATCTATAATCTGTCCCTCCCCCAGTTACCCACCTTTTTTGAGACCCCCAATGCTCCGCAGATCTTTCGCAACGTTGCTGACTGTTTTCGCTTTTTCGGTCCTGTCCATGAGTGTTTCCGGTGCCGATGACGGCTGGACTCCTCTATTCGACGGTAAAACGCTGGACGGCTGGTCCGTTAAAAGTGGATTCGCGACCTACAAGGTCGAAGACGGCGGCGTGATCGCCGGCAAAACCGCCGCCGGCAGCCCCAACACGTTTTTGACCAGCGACAAACAGTTCGGCGATTTCGAATTGATGTTCGAAGTCAAGGTCGACGACGGACTCAATTCCGGTGTTCAAATCCGATCGCTGCTGAAAAACGTCGATGCCGAAAACTCCCACGGCGGCCGTCTGTATGGTCCCCAAGTCGAAATCGAATCAGGACCGGGACAAGCCGGCTTCATTTACGGCGAAGCGACCGGCCGTGGATGGTTGTCGCCCGAACCCCAATCGAAAGACAACTCCGTCAACCAACACGACCACTTCAAAAACGGCCAGTGGAATCAATATCGCGTGGTCGCCAAAGGCCCGAACATCAAGGTCTGGATCAACGGTGAGATGATCGCCGATTTGACCGACGAAGAAATCTACAAGACGCACCCCAAAGGCATGTTCGGGTTACAGGTCCACGGCATCGGCAAGAAGACCGAAACCTATGAAGTCCGCTGGCGCAACTTGAAGATCAAGCCGCTGTAACGTCGCCAGCGGTTCGCTGCGCCGCCACGTTCCCGGGCTCCGCCTGGGACGGGAATTTCTGGAGGCTCCGCCTCCCGTTGTGCGCCTCGGTGTGGCGGGAGCCACATCGGCAGTGCGTTCCAAGGCAGAGCCTTGGAACAAGACTGTTTCCGCAGGCGGCAAAAGCCTGGACACCAGCGCAGCTATCCCCTATCCATTTCCGCGCGGTACCAGCCGTCGGCTCGTGCGTCCACGTCGACGTGGGCGCGAAACAGCGACGAGATTCTTGTCGCCGTCAGCCCTTCTGACTTCGGCCCGTCGAATGCGATCCGGCCACAGTCCAGCAGGACGACGTGATTCATCGCCGGCGGGATCTCGTCCAGGTGGTGAGTGACCAAGACCATCGTCATGGCATCCTGCATCGTGATCGATTCCAGGATCTCCAAAAACATCGCCCGGGCGGTCATGTCCAGTCCGTTGGTCGGCTCATCGAGCACAAAGATCTTGGGCTGATGCACGATCGCCCGCGCGATCATCACGCGCCGTCGTTCGCCGGTGGACAGCGTGTCGAGCGTCCGGTGTCTCAAATCGGACATTTGGACCGTTTCGATGGCACGGTCGATGGCGTCGGCCATGGTGTGATCCACGCTGGGGCCGAATTCTTTCAGGCGTGTGGCCGTGAATCCGCTGGCGACTGCCTCGGAAACGGTCATGCGACCGGTTCGACCGAAGCTGAATTCATAGTCCAACGCCGGTGTTACGATTCCCATTTGGCGACGAAGCTTGCTGACCTCCCACTCGGATTCCCCCAAGATCCGGACCGTGCCCTGGTGCCCGCGTTTTTCCACCGAAGGGTAAAAGTCACGCGTCAACAGTTTCAGCAACGAACTCTTGCCCGACCCGTTCGGTCCCAGAACTGCGGTGTGACGTTTGCGAGGGATCCGAACCGAGACCTCCCGCAGAATCTGCGTTTGTTCTCGAAAGACAGACACGTCGTCGATTTCGATCAGTGGTGTATCCAAGGCGGGGGCATCCCCTACTGTGGTGAGTCAAAAGGGTGGGCAGGTGATTTAGAAAACAGACGCCGGGAAACCGGCGCGTCAGCCAAGCTTGTACAATATGAGCCACCGGGAACGATTCGTCGTCCCCCGTTCCACAGCAAGTAAGCCTGTTCCCCCCAACTAGCCCTCCCGATCCACCGTGAATTCCTCTCGATCGCAATTCGCTAAGTCCTTGCCGCTGACCTGCATCGCTTTGATCAGCATAAGCGTTGTCACATCAGTCACTGCCGTCTGCGAAGACGCGGCCCCCAAGCGTCCCAACGTGTTGATGATCGCCATCGACGACTTGAACGATTGGGTCGAACCGCTCGGCGGACACCCCCAAGTCAAAACGCCCGCGATGGCTCGATTGGCTTCTCGCGGGGTCACGTTCACCAACGCTCATTGCCAGGCTCCGCTGTGCAATCCCAGCCGAACGGCGATCATGACCGCGCGTCGACCGACCACGACGGGTGTCTATGGGTTGCAGCCATGGATTCGCAACGTGGACGCGCTGTCCGATCTGGTCACGATGCCACAGCACTTTAGCGCCCATGGATACAAAAGCTTGATCGGTGGCAAGATCCATCACGGTGCCAATGGGCGTCGCCATAAACCGGCCCAGGAAGCCGACGTGTGGGGGCCGCCGTCGAAGGTCGGTGCCCGGCCCAAGCAAAAGTTGATCGGGCCGACCCCCGGTGGCAACAACCCGTTGATGGACTGGGGAACGTTTCCACACAAGGATGAAGACAAAGGTGATTGGGAGGTCGCCAGTTGGGCGGTCGATCAACTCGCCGAACTGTCCAAGACTCCCGAACAACCTTTCTTTCTGGCCGCCGGTTTCTTCTTGCCCCATGTGCCCTGTTACGTGACACAAAAGTGGTACGACATGTACCCTGAGGAAACGTTGGTCATGCCGCCGATCTTGGAAGGCGATCGCGATGACACCTCGGAATCGTCCTGGTACATCCACTGGTACCTGCCCGAACCGAGGACGAGCTGGTTGCGAGAGAACAACCAACTGAAGAACCTGACGCGGTCGTACCTGGCGTCGGTCAGTTTTGTCGACAGCCAGGTCGGACGCATCTTGGACCAGTTGGACGCATCGGGTTTGGCCGACAATACCATCGTCGTGCTATGGAGCGATCACGGTTATCACATGGGCGAGAAAGCGATCTCTGGCAAGAACAGCTTGTGGCGTCACAGCACCCGTGTTCCGCTGATCATCTCCGTGCCCGATGGATTGACGGAGTTTGATGTCCCGGCAGCTGCCAAGTGCAATCAGCCCGCCGAACTGCTGGACTTGTACGCGACGCTTTCTCAATTGACCGGATTGCCGATCCCCGACGGCCAACAGGGACTCAGTTTGGTGCCGCAGCTGGTCGATCCCGACCAACCGCGCGAGCGTCCCGCGATCTGCACGCACAACGCCGGTAATCATTCGGTTTGCGACACCCGCTGGCGCTACGTGGTTTACGCCGACGGTGCGGAGGAACTGTACGATACCGTCGCTGACCCGTTCGAACACAAGAACCTATTGGCCCAGAGGAACACCACCGTTCAGCAGTCCGCGCAGTATCGCCAGGTGATCGACCGCTTGAGCGGTTATCTGCCCAAGGAAGAAGCTCCGTTGGCCCCCAACAGCGCGGCACGCATCCTGGAGAAGCGCGCCGACGGGTTCTACTGGGAAAACAAGAAGATCGTCCCGGAAGACAAACTCGACTGAGCCGGCATCACAGCGCCATCGTGTAGGCGAACGCGAGCGCACCGATCACGGGTGACTCGTCGCCGCAGCTTGAAAACTCCAGGCAATCGAGATTCCGGAATCCGTCGAGTGCGTGTTCGTGATACGCCTCTTCAGCGATCCGCTTGTAACGTGCTTTCACATCGGCGGACAGGTCGCACACGCCGCCGCCGATGATCAGCAGGTCGAAGTCGCCGATGTAGTTGAGGTCCAACAGCGTGATCCCCAGGGCGCGGGCCTGGTCATCAAACAACTCGAGCGCCAACGGATCTCCTTTGGCCGCCAGCCCGCGCAGCGTCTTGGCTTTGTCGCGTGTGGAACCTTCCGCCGCGTTCAATGGATGGTCGCTCCATTCTGGCAACGTCAACCGATATCCCAATTGGTGCGTCAGTCCGGTCAACGAGATCGCCGACTCGGCGGTGCACATCGCGTTGCCCACGCGTAGTTGTTGGTCATGTTCGTATCGAAAGGCATATGGCGGAAGCAGCACGTGCCCGGCGTGTCCGGCACGCCCCTCTTTTCCACGCACCACGCGGCCGTCTTGGACTTGCCCGCCACCGAGTCCGGTGCCGACGATCAACATGAACAGCGACGAAAGCTGCGTGGGGCCGGACGCCATCGGTCCGACGCGTTCCCACGTGAACGCACCGCTGCGAATCGAATACTCGCCGTACGCCGCCGCTTGGCCGTCGCCGATATAATGGACCGAGGCCCGTGGAGACCAGTCGCGGATTTTTTCTTCCAGTGTGGCGCGAAAGGGGAAGTTGTCCCACAGCTTCGGCGGCAGATTCGGCGTGTTCAGCAGCACACCGTCAAGCGTCGCCGGCCCCGGCGTCGCCAAACCCACATCGACGATTTGGTCGGTTGATCCGCCCAGGGCACCCAAGTGCGTTTCGATTTGGTCCAAGATCGCCTGGGCGGTACTTTGGGGACCTTCAGCCGTCCGCGATTCAAATTGCTCGGAAACCTGGACGACTTCACGTGCGTCGTTTCCGATTGCGATCGTCGTCGTCGTTCCGCCGACATCAATCCCGATACGATACTTCACCACTGCGGTCTTCCGTATGCTAGGCCAATTTCGCGGCATCGAGCGGCCACTTGCGTTCCGCGGATTGCCGACGTGATTTCAGAGGAGGCTTCCTCCGACCGATGTTTCGATTCTGTCGGCCGAAGGATTAGTAGCAAGCATATCCGTTTGCCGGAAAGTTTCCAAACCCTCCACGGTAATCGGCCCACCCAGGCGGTCGGGCGTTTTTCACCGTACGATCTCTCAATGTACGATGGCCCTTCCGGGCCGTCGTCCGCTGGACTCTCCGCGACGACCTGGAAAGGACGTCGTACAACCTCCGCGACCACCATAGAAGGATGCCGTCCATGGAAATGCCAGACACGAAAGGTCGGATTCGTCACAACTTCATTCCGTATCGTTAAAAAAGATCACCAGGTTCTTGGTCTGGCGAGCGGCGGCGACCAGATCGACTTTGCCGTCGCCGTTCAAATCACCGGCTTTTAAATCCTCCACGGCGACACGTTCCCGGGAGATCCGCGTTTCCCGCCACTCGGTTCCTGCGTCGTCCATCGGTGTAAACATCGTGATCCCTGGAACTCCCGGTTCGTTCATCGCGCGCCAGCCGACGATGATCTGATCGGAACCGACACCCAGAAAGTCGGCGACGGCGACCGCGTGTCCGTCCTTCAGGTCGTCGCTGAGCACGGGGAGCGGCGTCCAGAGTTCGCCTTTTTGGTCCGGTTGACGATACGCGGCGCTGCGTTGGCCGTGTTTGGGTTCGACCGTGGCGATGAAGCGTTTACCGCCGGGCAGCCGACCGTCGCGAATCTCACCGGCAAAGGGCTGGGTCAATTGGGTGGATTTCCAGCCGTCTCGCTGCCGGTCGAAATGCCATACGCCTTCTTTGGCTGCGATGATCAATTCCTCTTCCACATCCTCGTCCCAATTGACCGGGTGAAAATTGTGTGAAAGGTGCAGGAAATCACAGATGACCTCGTAATCCCAGGTCTGGTCGGGATCGTCGGGTTTCGAATACGCCAGCACCTTCAACCCCGGACCGTCGCCGTCCACACTGCCTTTGCCACGCAGGGGTTTGACCACCAATTGATAGTCGTCCTGGCCCACACGGACCCAATGCATACGGTGCGTGCTCGGTTCGTTGTGCAACTTGATCGCCCGCCATGGTTGGGTGCGGTCCGCCGGCGGATCCAGGTAGAAAACCGCCCCATCTTTGACGCTTTCGCGATAATTCCATTGGCCGCCGACCGCGATTTCGCACTTGCCGTCGCCGTCGATGTCACGCGCCGTCACGCAGACGTTGTCACGCTGTGTCAGGTCGCGGGCGATCACATGTTTCGTCCAACTCGGGTTCTGGTACCACTGGATCGTGTTCTTGTCGGCCAGCACGATGTCGGTTTTTCCGTCACCGTCGACGTCAGCCAATTGAATGCCATAGCCGATCTGGATCTGGTCGATTTCCACCGCTTTCCAAGCGAACTCCGGAACCGGATCGGCAAACGCGGGCGACGTGATCAAGCATAGGATCGCGAGTGAAGGTTTCCACATGATCATATTCCTCGTTGAATGAAACTTGGGGGACGCCTGCAACGAAGGGGACCGCGCGGCATCGTCGTTGTAAGTAGCAAACGGGATCATCACGCACCGTCGGGGCATTGGTGTCCACTCAAGCCCTCCCCAACCACCGCGTGCAATCAGAGGCGGAGCCTCGGGTGATTTCCGTTCCCAGGCGGAGTCCGGGAACGAGGCATGATACCGCACGGTTTCGCTCAGGGAGGGATTCGTCGCTTGGAGTGCTGGCCGCATCATAGCACGACTTCTGCAATAATTGGTTTGCGAATTCGATACCTTGCTTCCCGCCCATCGAGCTTCCCTACCCCCTGAGTCCACCCCGCCATGCCTCGACTACGATTCGCTTTCCCCTTGATTGTCGCGGCCGCTTGGCTGGTTTGCGGTCCGACGTTTTCCGCGATCTGCCGTGCGGCCGAGCGTCCCAATGTCCTGTTCCTGATCTGCGACGACTTGAATTGTGACATCGGATGTTACGGACACGATCAGGTCAAAACACCCCACATCGACGCGTTGGCCGGCCGCGGTGTTCGCTTTGCAAACGCACATTGCCAATACCCGCTGTGCGGCCCCAGTCGAGCCTCGTTCATGACGGGCTGGTACCCGGATCAAACGCTGATCCAACGTAATGCCATCCATCTTCGCGAGCGGGCTCCGAACGTGACCACGTTGTCACAACACTTTCGCGACGCCGGCTACTTCGCTTCCCGAATCGGCAAGATCTATCATTACAACGTGCCGCTGCACATCGGAACCGGCGGCCACGACGATCCCTATTCGTGGAACCAGACGTTCAACCCACGCGGTCGCGACGTGATCGATCAAGACCAGGTGATTACGCTGCGCCCCGGACAATACGGCGGAACACTCAGCTGGTTGGCGGCCGAGGGAACCGACGCCGAGCAAACCGACGGCATTGCCGCCGCTGAAACCGTCAGGCAATTGAAGCAGTTTTCCCAGTCCGGCGAAAACTTCTTCTTGGCCGTCGGGCTCTATCGCCCTCACACGCCCTACGTCGCACCAAAGAAGTATTTTGACCTGTATCCGATCGATCGGATCAAGGTGCCGAGCGTGCCGAAGGGGTACCTGGACACGATTCCCGAACCCGCGGCAAAGTCGCTGACACGAAAGAAAGAACAGGTCGACTTGGATCCCGATCTGGCCAGACAAGCCATCCAGGCCTACTACGCATCGATCTCGTTTGCCGACGCGCAAGTTGGCATCATCCTGGACGCACTTCGCCAAACCGGGCTGGACGACAACACCATCGTGCTGTTCACATCCGACCACGGTTATCACATGGGCGAGCACGGTCACTATCAGAAAACGACGCTGTTCGAAAACGCAACACACGTGCCGCTGGTGATCGCCGGTCCGGGCGTCTCGGACGGCGGTGTCGCCGCGACGATGGCGGAAATGGTCGACTTTTACCCGACGCTGTCGCAGCTGGCCGGGTTGCCGATTCCGAAGTCGGTTTCCGGAATCAGCCTGGTGCCCGCATTGAAAGATCCTGCTGCAAGCGTGCGTGATTCCGCATTCACCCAGTTCGATCGAGGATACAGCATCCGGACGCCGGAGTTTCGCTACACCAGTTGGGGAACCGACGGCAGCGACGGCGTGGAGTTGTACGACGTGTCCAAGGACCCCGGGGAAATGCACAACCTGGCCGACGATCCGGCCTATGCATCGCAGCGTCGGCGGCTGGCCACCCGGTTGAGCGAACGGGTCGAAGCAGCAGAAGCAATCCCCGCGGGCAGCCGACGTGTTCGCGTGCAGTTTAATCGTCAGCTGCAGTCAACGAAGTGAGGCCGCATTGTCGCCGGCAAGCAGTCCATCAGCACTCAGGCAGACCGTGTGCCACTGCTCGCCGGATCATAGCTCGATTCCCGAGTCGTCAGCCATTCATCAAGATGGCCCGCCAGGCTTTCACCGACTTGTTGTTCGTCGCCGGTTACCACATGGGCTCCGGCGGAAACAAAATCGTCGGTGTGGAGTTCATAGCGGGAGCGGACGATCGTGTGAACGTAGGGGGCGTTGCGACGAACATGCTTTAATATGGTCATCGCCGACTGGTGGTGTGGTACGGTGATCACGATCGCCTTGCATTCATTCAGCCGCGCGTGCTCCAGCACGTCGCTCTGGGTGGCGTCCCCGATCTCGGCGTGAAAACCCAGCTGTTTTGCTTTGCGGACGCCGACTTGATTGAGTTCGATGATCGTCACGCGTAGCCCTTTGTCGATCAGCGGACGGGCGGCGATCTGGCCTGCCGGTCCGAAGCCGATGATGGCGACATCCGGTGGCGGCGAAAGCGGGTCGCTGTCGTCCGTCGCTTCCGTCTGTGTTCCCGACAGGCTTGCCACCCAGTTGCCCAGCCGCGGAGCCGCTGGCACGAGGAACGCGCTCAGGAAAAACGACACGATGGCCGCCGAGACGACCAACGCGTAGGTGTCCTCGCTGACCACGCCGCTGGTTCGACCGATGCTGCCGAGCACAAAGGCGAACTCGCCGACCTGGGCCAGGCACAACCCCGTCGCAACCGAAACCCGAGTGGTTTGTCCCAGCATGGCGAAGATCACCCAGATCACCAACAACTTTCCGACGATCAATGCGGCGACGACCATCCCCACGATGTGACCGTGTTTGACGATCCAGATCGGGTCGGCCACCATCCCCGCGGCGCCAAAGAACAAGGTCAGCAAGACGACTTGCAAGGGCGAGATGTCGGCACGGATCTGGGTCGCGAATGCCGAGCTGCCCAACAGCATTCCCGCCAAGAATGCGCCCATTGCCGGCGAGATCCCGACCGCGTGCGACGCCCACGCCGCGCCCAAGCCCGTGACGACGGCAAAGATCACCGTCAACTCGCGGTTGCGATGCAACGTCAATGTGCCCAACGTCAACACCGCGATTTTGGTCAACAACAGCAAGCCGAGGATCAGTCCGCCCGCCATCAACAGCAATCGGCCGACATTCCATAGCATCTCGCCGGCGCTGCCTTCGCCGCCCAGAATCGTCATCAGCAACGCCAGCGGCACGACCGCGATGTCTTGAGTCAGCAGGACACCCAAGCTGTTGCGACCATGGGGCATCTCCACTTCGCCGCGTTCGGCCAAAATTCGCAACACCACCGCCGTACTGCTGAGCGCGACCATCGCGCCGAACGCGACGGATTCCTTGACGCCCAACCCGAACAGACTGGCGCCGGCAAACGCCAGGGCGATCGTAAAGACGACTTGTGACGCACCACCGAGCAGCGGCTTGGCGCCCAGCTTTTTCAACCGCTGGACCGAAAACTCCAGCCCCAGGCTGAACAGCAGCAGCGCGACGCCCAACTCCGCAATCGCTTCGATCTCATGTTCCGATCCGACCGCGTGGACGCTGCCGGGCCCGCCCAGAATCATGCCGGCAAACAAGTAGCCGACGATCGGACTTTGGCCGAAACGCGAGAAAACGCCGCCGACCAACAAGGATGCCCCCAACAGCACCACAATGTCGCGAAGAATTGTCCAAAGTTCCATCAATCCGCCCATGATCGGACACGAGTCAATCGGCAAAATACCGCACCAGATCCAAATGTGGCGTCCGTGAAGATTTTTGTCAGCGCAGGCGGCCACGAGTTGCAATTTAGCGGCGGGTACCGAGACGTTGAACCGATCTACCGTGATCTCGAATCCCGCAGCCGGCCGCCGGGGCGTGCAGCTCCCTCTCACACGTGACGATACGTTCCACGGCGGCGCGAACCCGCCGATGTGATGTGGTCGGGGATCCGTCGACCCTCCCCTCGCTATGCTTGACCCTCCCAGAGGGCATTGGTGTCTACACAACTTACACTGGCTCCCTTCTCTCCCGGCATTGTGGGGGAGAAGGGCTGGGGATGAGGGGGCCATGTCCTGGATTTCGACCCGACTTGCGTAGACACCAATGTACAGAGAGAGTGTTAGAAAACCCGTTACGAACAAAGACTTACAAACCGCACGACTTCTGCCGGGGAGGGGGAATTCTTAACGAGGCGCACATGCCTTCAAGCACCCATCATTCTGCCCCGTATCATTCTGCCTTCCATCGTCTTGCCCCCATCGTTTTGCCCCAACTCCCCGGAAGCGATCCCCATCGCGCACCCTTCACTGCATCTGACAGCGGCGTGCTTTCCAATAGGCGGCCAAGTGATAGACGATGCCGCAGCTCGAACAGCGTCGGTAATCGATTCGTGATGCGATGTCGTTCAGTTGCATCATTTGACGCTCGTCGATCACGGCCCCATCAACCATCATCGGGATCAACGCGGATTCGCCGGCCTCACGAATCACGTGCCAGATCTCGCGATACGGTCCCCACTGCGGGTTCATGTATCCGGCCTGATTGATCCAGTCCTGGACCTTTCGCCAATCGGGACCCAGCATTTGCAATTGCTCGTCGCTTTTTCCCGCGATGGCTTTCATGACGTGTTCCAGCCGAGGTGCTGCGAGCGAACTGACGTGTTGCATGGTTTGCAACAGTTTGCCTTTCAGCTCTTCGTCGGGCTCCAATTCATACAGCACTTCTAGCGAACACTGCATCTGCAACAGTGCATAGGCGGGGCTGTGTTCGGAAGGCGACGCCGATTGTTCGACGGCCGGGGCGGTGTATTGACGCCACAGTTGTCGATAACGCTGGCGGCCGGTCGCTTCCCAGGCCGCGGCATAGATCATCGGCAGTCGCGCCGCTTCGTGTGCTTGGACGTTCCACATCCGGCAGATGCCCAGCGGGCAACGCGTGCCATCGGCGCGACAAAAGTCGTAGTTGTTTTCCGGCGTCACG containing:
- a CDS encoding Tex family protein, which gives rise to MDEQTLKQIADDLGLPLAKVRKAVELLDEGNTIPFIARYRKEATGTLDETQLRAIEDAMERAAALSARKETVLKTISEQGQLTDALRKEIQQCADLRTLEAIYLPYKPKRRTRATIARQRGLQPLADLLTSQRKLNRSKQDVLAAFVDAEKEVPDGQSALAGALDIIAEQWSEDPQTRTWLADQATKFGKVTSVVKRGKKNAEGAEKFDQYFDRQESVKRIPGHRLLAMLRGSAEGVLRLGVEIEGDRELRDLKRKLLPDRDFEFFHDLDGCVEDCYERLLMPATESSVLAQLKERADAEAIEVFGKNLHELLMAPPAGPRVTIGIDPGFRTGCKVAVVDGTGKFLQHATVYPTPPKSDTKAAADTLLALIRKHNVELIAIGNGTASRETDAFVSDLIRDHKLNITKATVSESGASIYSASEVAIKEFPDLDITVRGAISIARRLQDPLAELVKTDPKSIGVGQYQHDVNQTQLRKCLDRTVESCVNQVGVDLNMASVSLLSHVAGIGPKLAERIVDYRDNHGRFASRSELTSVPKLGKKAFQQAAGFLRIRGGDQPLDQSAVHPESYSLVRRIAKHLKSDVSAIIGNPQICQKVRPEDFADQTFGVVTVQDILAELAKPGRDPRSEFRAVKFDDTVSEIGDVKPNMVLEGVVTNVTHFGAFVDLGVHQDGLIHISQLSDQFVSDPNAIVSVGDVVKVKVLEVDVPRKRISLTRKF
- a CDS encoding 3-keto-disaccharide hydrolase — protein: MLRRSFATLLTVFAFSVLSMSVSGADDGWTPLFDGKTLDGWSVKSGFATYKVEDGGVIAGKTAAGSPNTFLTSDKQFGDFELMFEVKVDDGLNSGVQIRSLLKNVDAENSHGGRLYGPQVEIESGPGQAGFIYGEATGRGWLSPEPQSKDNSVNQHDHFKNGQWNQYRVVAKGPNIKVWINGEMIADLTDEEIYKTHPKGMFGLQVHGIGKKTETYEVRWRNLKIKPL
- a CDS encoding ABC transporter ATP-binding protein; protein product: MDTPLIEIDDVSVFREQTQILREVSVRIPRKRHTAVLGPNGSGKSSLLKLLTRDFYPSVEKRGHQGTVRILGESEWEVSKLRRQMGIVTPALDYEFSFGRTGRMTVSEAVASGFTATRLKEFGPSVDHTMADAIDRAIETVQMSDLRHRTLDTLSTGERRRVMIARAIVHQPKIFVLDEPTNGLDMTARAMFLEILESITMQDAMTMVLVTHHLDEIPPAMNHVVLLDCGRIAFDGPKSEGLTATRISSLFRAHVDVDARADGWYRAEMDRG
- a CDS encoding sulfatase; protein product: MNSSRSQFAKSLPLTCIALISISVVTSVTAVCEDAAPKRPNVLMIAIDDLNDWVEPLGGHPQVKTPAMARLASRGVTFTNAHCQAPLCNPSRTAIMTARRPTTTGVYGLQPWIRNVDALSDLVTMPQHFSAHGYKSLIGGKIHHGANGRRHKPAQEADVWGPPSKVGARPKQKLIGPTPGGNNPLMDWGTFPHKDEDKGDWEVASWAVDQLAELSKTPEQPFFLAAGFFLPHVPCYVTQKWYDMYPEETLVMPPILEGDRDDTSESSWYIHWYLPEPRTSWLRENNQLKNLTRSYLASVSFVDSQVGRILDQLDASGLADNTIVVLWSDHGYHMGEKAISGKNSLWRHSTRVPLIISVPDGLTEFDVPAAAKCNQPAELLDLYATLSQLTGLPIPDGQQGLSLVPQLVDPDQPRERPAICTHNAGNHSVCDTRWRYVVYADGAEELYDTVADPFEHKNLLAQRNTTVQQSAQYRQVIDRLSGYLPKEEAPLAPNSAARILEKRADGFYWENKKIVPEDKLD
- a CDS encoding ROK family protein; its protein translation is MKYRIGIDVGGTTTTIAIGNDAREVVQVSEQFESRTAEGPQSTAQAILDQIETHLGALGGSTDQIVDVGLATPGPATLDGVLLNTPNLPPKLWDNFPFRATLEEKIRDWSPRASVHYIGDGQAAAYGEYSIRSGAFTWERVGPMASGPTQLSSLFMLIVGTGLGGGQVQDGRVVRGKEGRAGHAGHVLLPPYAFRYEHDQQLRVGNAMCTAESAISLTGLTHQLGYRLTLPEWSDHPLNAAEGSTRDKAKTLRGLAAKGDPLALELFDDQARALGITLLDLNYIGDFDLLIIGGGVCDLSADVKARYKRIAEEAYHEHALDGFRNLDCLEFSSCGDESPVIGALAFAYTMAL
- a CDS encoding FG-GAP repeat domain-containing protein, which gives rise to MWKPSLAILCLITSPAFADPVPEFAWKAVEIDQIQIGYGIQLADVDGDGKTDIVLADKNTIQWYQNPSWTKHVIARDLTQRDNVCVTARDIDGDGKCEIAVGGQWNYRESVKDGAVFYLDPPADRTQPWRAIKLHNEPSTHRMHWVRVGQDDYQLVVKPLRGKGSVDGDGPGLKVLAYSKPDDPDQTWDYEVICDFLHLSHNFHPVNWDEDVEEELIIAAKEGVWHFDRQRDGWKSTQLTQPFAGEIRDGRLPGGKRFIATVEPKHGQRSAAYRQPDQKGELWTPLPVLSDDLKDGHAVAVADFLGVGSDQIIVGWRAMNEPGVPGITMFTPMDDAGTEWRETRISRERVAVEDLKAGDLNGDGKVDLVAAARQTKNLVIFFNDTE
- a CDS encoding sulfatase, whose amino-acid sequence is MPRLRFAFPLIVAAAWLVCGPTFSAICRAAERPNVLFLICDDLNCDIGCYGHDQVKTPHIDALAGRGVRFANAHCQYPLCGPSRASFMTGWYPDQTLIQRNAIHLRERAPNVTTLSQHFRDAGYFASRIGKIYHYNVPLHIGTGGHDDPYSWNQTFNPRGRDVIDQDQVITLRPGQYGGTLSWLAAEGTDAEQTDGIAAAETVRQLKQFSQSGENFFLAVGLYRPHTPYVAPKKYFDLYPIDRIKVPSVPKGYLDTIPEPAAKSLTRKKEQVDLDPDLARQAIQAYYASISFADAQVGIILDALRQTGLDDNTIVLFTSDHGYHMGEHGHYQKTTLFENATHVPLVIAGPGVSDGGVAATMAEMVDFYPTLSQLAGLPIPKSVSGISLVPALKDPAASVRDSAFTQFDRGYSIRTPEFRYTSWGTDGSDGVELYDVSKDPGEMHNLADDPAYASQRRRLATRLSERVEAAEAIPAGSRRVRVQFNRQLQSTK